The genomic region GGCGCTCCAGGCCAGGGGGCTGCGGCACGAAAGTCCTCAGCGAGTTGTTCCGGAGGCTGAGGAAGCGCAGGCGGCTGAGCGGTGCGAGCACGGCCGCGGGCAGCGTCTCCAGGCGGTTGTGCGAAATGTCCAGCCAGAAGGTGCGCTTCAGGGGCCCCAGGGCGTCCGCCGGCAGTGCCGACAGCCGGTTGCGGGCGAGGAGGAGGTACTCCAGGCGGCCGAGGTCCTGGAAGAGCCGACCTGGCAGGTGCGTGAGCTGGTTGGCCGTGAGGTCCAGCTCGAGCAGCTCGCCCAGGCCCCCCAGGCTGCGCTCGTCCACATCTGCGATGCTGTTGCCCTTGAGGAAGAGCCGGCGCAGCCCTGAGAGGCCCGCGAAGGCGAGCGGGCCCAGGCGGGCCAGGCAGCCGCCCTCCAGGTGCAGGCTGTGGAGCTTGGCCAGGCCCTGGAAGGCCTGCTCTGGGAGGTCGCGCAGACAGTTGCCGGAGAGGTTGAGCACGGCCAGGTTGAGCAGGCCCAAGAAGCCGCCGGCCCGGAGCTCCTGCAGCTGGTTGTTGTTGAGGGCCAGCACCTCCAGCTGGCCCAGGCCCATGAAGGCTTCTTCGGGCAGCTGCCGCAGGCGGTTGTGGCCGAGCTGCAGCTCCTCCAGGAAGTGCAGGTCCTTGAAGGTGCGGGGCCGCAGGCTGGCGAGCGCATTGTGCGAGAGGCGCAGGACGCGCAGGCCCAGCAGCCCTGGGAAGCTGTCCTCCAGGAGGCCGCCCACGCGGTTGTGCGAGAGGTCCAGCCAGCGCAGCGCCTTCATGCCCAGGAAGGCGCCCGGGGCCACGGCAGCTACGAGGTTGTGGTCCAGGTAGAGCTTCTGGAGCTTGGGCAGCTTGATGAAGACGTTAGCCTTGATGCTGCGCAGGGCATTCCGGCTCAGGTCCAGCTCTCGCAGCTCACCAAGGCCGCAGAAGAGCGCAGGCTGCAGGTAGGCCAGCTTGTTGCCTGCCAGCACCAGCTCCCGCAGGCCGGCCAGGCCCTGGAATGTGGTGTCGGGCAGCACGGCCAGGCTGTTCCAGCCCAGGTTGAGGTCCCAGAGGTGCACCAGGCCCCGGAAGAGACCCTCATCCAGGCGGCTGAGCAGGTTGTTGCTGAGACCAAGCGAGGCCAGGCCGGGCGTGTGCAGGAAGGTGTGGGCTGCCAGCACACGCAGCCGGTTGTGCTCCAGGTGCAGGTGGCACAGGCCACGCAGGCCCAGCAGCGCCTGCGGCTCCAGGCTGGCCAGCCCGCTGCCCTGCAGGTTGAGGAAGCCCAGGCCCGAGAGGTTGCGGAAGGCGGCCGCGGGGATGGAGGAGAAGTTGTTCCCGTCCAGCCAGAGCGCCCTGGTACCGGGCGGGAGGCCCCCGGGCAGCCGCGTGAGGTTCCGGGAGCTGCAGAAGACGTTGAGCTCGTCCGTGTGGTCGTCGTGGCCGCAGGAGCAGACAGCTGGGCACTGTGGGCCCTCAGGGTCTGCTGGCGCCGTGGGCTCCACTCCTTCCAGGCCGCGGGGACCCAGCGCTGCCCAGGAGACCAGCAGCACCACCAGGGCCGGGCCTCCTGCGGGGAgaggggcttggggagggggcCCAGGACGGGGACTCAGGTTGGAGCAAGACATGGGACCTTCCAGGCCTCAGCTGCACCCCGGGACCACGACACGCACCCGTTAAGAGAAGGCCTTGCTAACTGGAGTGGAAGGTGTGGGCAAGCGACGCGGGCCCCCCGTCAGTAGGTAGGACCAGGATGGCCTCTAGGGTGAGACCGGCTGCCCTTTCCACTGAACAGGACCAGAGAGAACTGGGGACCAAGAACCTGGCCACTAGGCTGTGTGTCAGCCTCATCCCCAAGGTGGACACTCGAGCCAGCCTGGAGAAAGGCGTGAGTGACAGAACCTTCTGGAGCAGGCCTGGGTGGGCAAGCGCTTGCTGCCCTGAGGTCCTGGACAGTGAGCTGGATGCCCACTGCCCCCATCGGACCCCTGATCAGGGGTGCCCCTCTCCCTGGTGTGTGTGGCACgtaccagggactgagcccagcgCCAGCGTGGGGAGAGGAGAGTGCCAGCCTCAACCACCAGAGACTGGTTCTATCACTGGACaaaggatgccaggcttccccacaAGGCCCCCCAGAAGTTCCATTGGGCACTGGGCTTGTCCCCCACAGtgggcccctccctgccctgagTGCTCCGGGTCTCAGGGTGGGCATGGCAGCTGGGGTGGGCAAGGCTCCGCAAGGGGACCGGGTGGCCGTGGCCTGGCATCCGAGCAATTGGGGGGGCCTGGGCGGGGCCCCGGGGTGCTGTGGGGCCCTGCGTCCCCTGCGCCCCTAcctggggcaggagaggaggtgggCTGAAGTCACAGTGACTCTCCAGGGCCGGACCCCCCGGATGAGTGGCCACTCTTCCCCCGTGGGCTCCCAGAGTGAAGCCCTCCCAGGGGCAGCCCCTACCCTGGTAGGCCGGGGGCACCGGCTGGTCACCCCCGGGCAAGTGACGGGGCCGTGGGAGCCTCACCTCTCCTCGGGGCCATCCCTCGTGCTGAGTGGGAGTGGGGCGTCTGCTGGGCCGCTGCTCCTACCCTCTGGATTTCCCCTCCGCAGGGCAGCCAGCACCCGTGTCACCGGCCAGCCCAGCTGCTGGCCCCGGCGCTGTTAACCCCCTCCTGCCGGGTGCCAGCAGCGGCTCTGAGAGCGGGGCGGACGGCAGGTGGCacaggggccaggctgggggcgGCGTCTGCCCACCGCGCCCCCAGGGGCAGCTCTAAGACCCGCGGACCCATCCCCCATCATCATGGCTCCCCCCCCACCCATCCCCCTGCAGGGCTGGCCACAGAGCTGGGGCTGCAGGCAATGCTGGGCGGGGGTCTCCCTTGGAGCAGCCTGTGAGGCGCTAGTGTTCAGCGGCCCCCTGCTTGGTGGTGGGGGCCCTTCGGGGGCTCCTGGGGGCTGCCTGCCCAGCCGATGGTCGTGTGGGAGTTAAGCTGGGCCTGCCTGTCAGCCGAATGCTGACCACGCCCCGCCCATTCCTCATTCCTCCCCCCTTGGGTGGGGTCCTCGGTCAGCTCCcaggcccagcccagcctccGCTTCTCCCGTGAACTCAGGGTCAGCTGCTGTCTGGctgtgccccacccccagcctcttcTAGGAATGCTTGGCCGGGTGCTCTGTTTGCTTTCCCGGCCCTGTTCTCTAGGGAGGAGAGTTGGGGGCGGCCTGGCCTCAGGGACCAGATCCCAGGGCCATGAGACCAGCCCCCGCAGCAGCGGGCCCCATCCTGCCCTCTGGGGTGCCCGCGGGGCATAGCCACCCCGCACTGTGCAggctgcggggtgggggtggggtgcccaGTGTCCGGCCTGAGGTCAGCCCCAGGTCAGTCGTGGGAGGCCGCTCCAGTGGGTGGCCCTGGCCTCGCTCCTCCAGACCCAGCCGCGTCCCCAGGCTGGCCTCCAGCCACCCGTCCCCTTCACCAGGACCCTGCCCGTGGCTGCTGCGCCTGCCCACCCCTTCCTCTGCTCCGCCTGGGGTGGAGGGCCTGTGTCAGCAGGGCTTGAAAAAGGTGGAGGCACGCTTGGGTAAGGCTAGGCTTGTGGAGGCCTCCCGGTGAGCCCGAGGAGGGGGCTAGGGGTGAGGCAGGAGCCACCGGGCCCAGAGATCCTCTGCCTCGTGGCCCCTCCCCCGCTTATGCCATGACTCAGGGACTGGATTTGTCTTCCTCCATTTATcgagctttgatttttttccaggtCATCTCTCAGCTTCTCTTCTGAGAAATTATAGATCTGCAGGGAGAAAGTCCACACCCAGAAGTTTACAGGGCAAACACACATTTACACAGTAGAAAGTGCGGACTCAGCAGGAGTTGGGCCCCGGGGCCTCTGCACCAAAAAGCTCCCAGCCCGGCAAGCGGGCAGCGCCTGTCCCCTGACACCTACAGGGCTGGGGTGGGACTTCCTGTAAATCCCGGGGGAGCGTGTGTGGCGGGGAACCTGTCAGGACTGCGGCAGCCGGGCTAGCCCTCTGTAAGCTTGCCCAAGCCCTGCAGCAGCGCTGGTGGTCAGCCCGCTGAGTTGGGAGAAGACCTCTGTCCTGGCCGCCCGGGTGGCCTGTCCTGACCCAGGATGACTGCTGCCCTGGCCTCGTTCCACTTGACCCCAAGGGCCCCCTGCGGAGTCTGGTTTCTGGTCTCCATGGACATGGTGCCACATTGCAGACCCCTCCCTGCTTCCTGCTGTGGGGTTGCGACCCTGAGGGGCCCGGGCGCGTTTCTGTGTCCTGAGTGGACCTGCTGGGACCAGGGTGTGTCGTCCTGGCAGGGAGCACACACCCCTCCTGGGGCCCTGGGGGCCTCAACAGCACCCCACCCCGTCTACTCTCAGCCCGAAGGCGGGTGGACAGGGGCCGtcactctttccttccttcagtcaCCAGTGACGGCAGGCAAAACTTCAGACTCATTGCCCAGCGGGCTGTCGTCTCCTGTAAAGTACGTGTTTCAGTCTCTTGCTGATTTATTTGGGTGCTGTcagtgtgactttttttttaatcgtgTTCTGGATGCAAGCCCCTTGTCAGGTGTGTGTGGCCAGTGGTCCTGTCTTCGGCACTGTGGTCTGCCTCTCCATTCTCTTCATTGTGATTCTGGTgagagttcttaattttaatgtggCCTCATAAGATGCTCCTTAAATGGAAAAACTGCGGGGAGAAAAGCTTTTTAATCTAGGCTGATGCATGTATCAAGCTCCTCGCGGTGTCAGGCCCCATTCCACCCGTGGACTTCAGTGTATTCTCAAAAGACCTGGTGGACCCATCCCTGTCTTTTCTCTGAGGTGGTCTCAGGGTGTCTCCTCTCTCTTGCTTCCTAAGAGTGAGCTGGCGTTTGAGCTTCATTCTTCCTGGTGGCTTACAGTCGCCTCCCCACGATTGGAGCGGTagctttcccttcctcctccctctcaggCACCAGCTTGCCATGGGCAGGGTCCAAGTAGTTGGGCTCTTTCTGGGCTGCCCCTGAACTCTGGAGGCAGAGCAGACCCTTCTCCGTCTGCAGGGGCTTCCGGCCTCTTCCTTGTCCATGGGTGGGGGGGCACAGcctgtcacgtgtccatgacaaCCGCCTGTCCGGTTTTGACCTGTGTTGCATTTTGACTCTTCCCTTCCAGTGTGGACATGGCACAATTAGGCCTTCTTCAGTTTCTCTCCCTGGTATTTGTGTAGATTTCTGTGTGATCtctcatatgttaaaaaaaaatttttttaatggttgattttaaatggtttttaatgGTTGGTTTTATGGATAGTTGTTACTTTTGATACTGTTATTGTTACCCTTTTTCCTCCATTTCATTTTGTCTAGGCTGAAATGTTTTTCTAGAAGTATGCTGGGATAATGTAATAAAGTATCAACTGTGATGCCTTTAcccaacagtttttttttctaaaacagctTTACTAACACAATTCTCACACCATAAAATCCACCCGTCAACACACCGCACACCTCAGTGATTCTCAGCAAGTGTGTACTGCGGTGCAGGCGCACGCACGGGTGGTTTTGGAACGTTCCCAGGCAGCAGGCGCCCTTTGCGTCCCCCCGTGCTCACTGAGCGTCCTCTCAGGGCTCATCCACAAGGTGCACGTCGGCGCTTCATTCCTCGTTGTGACTGGGTAATGTCTGTTTACTCGTACCTCAGATGATTGATGTCTGGTTGGTTTCTCTGGGGTTACTATGGATAACGTTGCCGTGAGCGTTTGTGTGGACGTAGGTTTCACTCCTGTTGGGTGGATTCTTACCAGTGGAGTTACTGGTTCACATAGTATttacgttttttaaaaaatgttttccaaaacgACTGTGTAATTCTACAGACTGTGAGAGTCCGGTCCCACATCCTCACCACTATTTGGTACAGTCGGCTCTGTTCTCTTTTGGTTTTGAGCCCTTCTGTGTTTCTCTGACGATTGATACTGggtaccttttcatgtgtttattggcatttttatatcttctttggcaCAGTGTCTATTCAAGACTTTCATCCATTTTTTAACTGTCTCCTTACTGAGTTGTTACACTGAACATTGTAGACATGACTTTATATTTACGGATTGTCAAGGATagcatttgcagatatttttctgtttgtggCTTGCTGCTCTTTTTTGCTGTTGTCTTTTGAAGTAAGAGTTTATTTTAATTAAGTCCAGtgtatcagtttttttctttcatggcttATGATTTTGATGTGATGTCTAAACTCTTTGCCTAACCCAAGATcacaaaaatcttttaattaagaaatatagaatctatttatattttctttctcttagcagttttttttttttgtagtttgcaGTATATAAATCTTGTACTACTTTTGATAATTTCTAAGTACTTTATGAGTTTTGATGCTATATGAATGGAACCGTTTTTTGgttcttaaaatatacatatatatataaacatatatacatgtatatatatatatgtatttggctgtgccaggtcttagctgtagtgtgtgagatctttagttgtgacatgcaggatctttaattgcagcatgtggagtctaTTTCCTTGACCACGGATcagacctgggccccctgaattgggagtgtggcgtcttagccactggaccaccagggaagtccctgagtggagttcttttaatttcattttcagattgccTTCAATATGTACAAATACAGCAGGTTCCTCTTGTTGATCGTGTATCCCAGGACCTTACTAATTAGtcccagatgtgtgtgtgtagctggatCCCTAGGATAAgccattgctcagtcgtgtccaactctttgcaacctcgtgcgCCATATAGACTattgcaggccagaatactggagtgggtagccattcccttctccaggggatcttcccaacccagggactgaacccaggtctcccgcagtgcaggcggattctccaccagctgagcgaccagggaagccctgtgtggcATCACACCATCTGTGAATAAGGACACTCTCCCGTTCTCCTTCCCAGTGTGTGCTGCCTTCTGTGGCAAGAGCAGAGAGCCTTGCTGTGTTCCTGACTTCAGTGGATAGCATTCCATCACTGACCGTGAATTACGACGCTGGCTTATGTCtctgatccatggggtcacaggcagAAAAATGCTCCCAGCCACCGATGTGCGTGTCCTTATCCCTGGAATCACGAATATGTCGGGTCACATGGCAGAGCGGAGCTGAGGCTGCTGATCAGCTGACCGAGAGACAATAAGATGAACGTAGATTTCCAGGTGGCCCCACTGTAATTCCAGGCGATCTCTGGAGTGGATTAAAGGGTCAAACGAGGCCACTGTGGGGCCGTGAGAGGACTCGGCCCCCAGCTGCTGACCTCTGAAGATGGAGGAGGGGGGTCAGGACCCAGGGACTCAGGCGCCCCACACAGCAGGGAAGGGCAAGGAAATGGGAGTCTTCCTCTGGAGCAGAGGGAACCAGCTCTGCTGACAGTCCAGTGGGACTCCTAACAGACTTCCGACCTCCGGACTGGCAGGAGATACATCTGTACCGCTTCAAACAACTGAGTTGCCATGACTTGATACAGCAGTGTTTGGAGATTAAGCAGATGTCCTTTATCAATTCCAAGAGATTCCCTTCGATTCctgatttgactttttaaaaaaaaacaaaccacaaacggGTATGGGATTTCGTCACATTTTCCCACATCCATCGAGATGATTTTGTCCTTTGTTCTTTGACCGTGGTTTATTACGCTGACTTTTAGATGTTCAGTCAATGTTGTGTTCCTGTTATAAATCCCACCTGCCTATGGTGTGGAATGTCAAGGTATTCTGATAGCTAACATTTTAAACGCTTTACACCTGTGTTCATGAGGGACGTTGATCTCTAGTTTTGTTGGGTATTGGGATAactgcctcatagaatgagttgaggGGTCCCCTCCTGTGTTTTCTGGAAGAGCTTGTGAGTATTAGCATTACTGATAGAATGCGCTGGTGAAGCCATGTGGCCCTGAGCATGCTTTTGCATGAAGACTTAATACTTTTGTTAAATCAATttaaggaatttgtccatttcatctaatttGTTGGTATAGTTTCCCTAGTATTCCTTTACAAGTTCCGttcatttctttaggattgataggATGTGCCCCTTTTCAAAAATCATGATTTTGATAATTGGTGTGTTATTTTGTTCGTCAGCAAAAAACCGctgttttctgtttcactgattcCTTGCTAATCATTATTTCTGCttcctttgggttttgttttctctccttttgtttTAAGGCAGAAGCCCAGGTTTTTTGAGGCCTTTTCTGATACAGCTGTTTAAAGCTATACGTTTCCCTTGAGCGCTGCTTTAGCTGTGTCCCACAAATTTTGTGTTCATTTCCCTTCTGGTTGACGCACACAGTAGTTAGATGTGTTAACTTCCaaacatttgggtttttccagacTTCACTGTGTTGTAGATATCTAATGTCACTGGAGTTTGGAATTATACAAAGTATGTTCTTTTAGAATTCATTATGATCTGTGGGTTGATGATATCgtttgtcctggagaatgttccatgagcTCCTGGAAATGTTGGTGGGATGTTCTGTAAGTAGGTTTGGTTGAGTGATAGTGCCTGCTATCAACTGGACTATGAAAGAATCTCCATTAATGCTAAAGtacccattttccctttcagttttgCCCATTTAAAGTAAACATGACATACTCATTTATTCAATAGAAGATTGTTAgaacagaaatcagagaaaagagaGATTATTGGGACCTTAAGAAGTCAAGATTCTGGCTTAAGAAAATATGCTGACCAAGAATAAGATGACTCTGAGCTTCAGAGCCAGAGAAAAACAGGTGCGCGTACCCTGAGGGCAGTGTGGGATAGGTGCACGTATCCTGGGGGCAGCCGGCTGTAGGACCAGCCTTCCTTTCTGGatccacagcacccaggccaGGCTCACTCCCAGATCTAAGATTCAGTTCTTCCCCAGGATTCTCTGCTGTCCCAACTAAGAACCAATGTCCCTAGAAGGGGGTGGTCCAGGAAAAGCCTCTCCTTTTTAACTCAGGAGGAAGAATGAGAGACCCCTGAGGAGCTAGGAAGCAGGACCCTGAAGCCAGAGGACAGAAAGCAACGGGCTCTGCTCGGAAGGGGCAAGGAAGACGAATGCCACGGCAGAGACAAGAGAACACACCAGGCTGGATttgaaaaaggaggaaaggaagtgaCCTACCCAAAGTGGCTGAAGGAGGCAGCAGCTCTTCTCACCATTCAAAAACGGGGTCACAGTTTTAAAATTCCCACAACAGGATGCACCAGGCTCAGACTAGCGTCTCCTTCTCTATAGACTCCCCCAGCAGTGAGGAGGCTTCCAGGTTCCCTTCTCATCTCCAGACCCAGAGGAGAGAGCGTGCTGAGGAAACGGGGCCCGGCAGCGCAGTGACTGGGCACTGGGAGCTGACGACCTGAGGAGAGtgtgtgctgggccggcagatgCGCCAGCAGCTCCCAGCCCTCCTGCGCCCCTGCAGGGCCCGGGGAGCCCCCGGCAACACGGCCCAGCCCGCCATGCTCAGCCCGCCCCTCGCGCCCGCCACAGCCTTTCCACCCCACTTTCTGGCTCCTGGCATTAGGACCCCCCAGGTGCTGGAGATATCTTAGACTTGACCTGAGCcctacacacagcacacacggcaCCAGAGACCCAAGCGGATGGATAAGTAGCATCTTCATAATTGGAAACGCTTCGTATTGCAAAAAGTCACTTCTTCCCAGCCTAGTGAGTGGACATTACTCCATCCCAGATCCCAGACATGAACACCCTGGTTTTTACATGGAAGAGCAAAGAGCCAGGACTCTCCTGACAGATGAGGTTGGGCCACGGTCCTGAGGATGAAGAACCATACAGGGACTGTGAGGCATCGTCAGcacagacagatggatggatgggagggaggcccacGGGGCAGGCTGGACCCCTGGGTGCCAGCTTGCTGGGGCGGCAGGCAGTGCAGAGGGGCTGGGACGTGAGGCGTCAGTCCCTCAGACACCAGCACAAACAGCTCGGCAACAAGAACCACAAACCAGAAACCACTGCGTCAGATTATAGGGCGGCATCAGAGGTGGGAAAGAGTTGCTAAACAGGTTGCTAAACACAAAAAACATTtttcctgaaggaaaaaaatatacatttgacaACATCAAGAATTTGTTCAACAGACACCAGAGAGTGAAGCCCGCAACAAGCTAGGAGAAGACTGCAAacacacagaaacaaagaaaCCATACAATATGCAACGTGAAACAGAGGACTCCTAGTGATCAACACTGGTAGCAACCAGTGAAGAAACCCGGGAGCAGAGGCGGTCCCCAGGAAGGAAATCCCAGTAGCCAGTGAGCGTGCGGAAGGTGGTCAGGAGCCAGGAAGACGCATGAGAAGCCTGCAGAGCGCCTTCTGTGCCCCAGACCAGCGAGGACGAGGGTGTCTGGCACATGGGGAGGCACCCCGAGCGCAGCGGGAGCTGCTGAGAAGGAAGCCCCACGTCCCCGGCGCAGCCGCCGCCAGGGCCTATGACCACGGGGCACCAGCCATGGTGGAGTGAGGACGCGCCCCACTGCCTGGAGGCAGCACCGTCACAACTGTGCAAAGAGAAGCGCTCCCTGCTGAGCGCCCTAGGCTCTCGGAGGACGAGGAGGGGAGCAGGATGGTATGCGTGTTCCTCCTCACGTTTCTGTAGATGAGCGACGCAGGCCCAGgctgctgggggccaggggccTCTGGCAGCGGGTTCCGGGGAGAAGCGCTCACCCCGGTGTGATCGCTGTTCTGCTGGCGGAGCTCAGCGTCCCTGGGAGGGGCCACCAACACCAGCCGCCTGGAGGGATGGATGTGGCGCCCACCGTGACCCTCACGGCGCAAGGCCGCAGCATGTCCTGAGGCTCCTACGCCTGCAAGTCCAGTCGCTGGTACAAGACTGAGGTCAGCACCAGGAAGGCCTGTGCAAACCCCCCAGGTCTCCAGGGAGCTCAGGCTCCACAGAGAAAGCATCGTGGTTGGAGAGGAGCCCACACAGGTGGTGTGGGGTGACGCGGGCCGGCTCAGCTGGGACAGGACCTGAGGGATCCAGGGAGACGGTGACAGCCAGGCCA from Muntiacus reevesi chromosome 2, mMunRee1.1, whole genome shotgun sequence harbors:
- the IGFALS gene encoding insulin-like growth factor-binding protein complex acid labile subunit isoform X2 — protein: MAPRRGGPALVVLLVSWAALGPRGLEGVEPTAPADPEGPQCPAVCSCGHDDHTDELNVFCSSRNLTRLPGGLPPGTRALWLDGNNFSSIPAAAFRNLSGLGFLNLQGSGLASLEPQALLGLRGLCHLHLEHNRLRVLAAHTFLHTPGLASLGLSNNLLSRLDEGLFRGLVHLWDLNLGWNSLAVLPDTTFQGLAGLRELVLAGNKLAYLQPALFCGLGELRELDLSRNALRSIKANVFIKLPKLQKLYLDHNLVAAVAPGAFLGMKALRWLDLSHNRVGGLLEDSFPGLLGLRVLRLSHNALASLRPRTFKDLHFLEELQLGHNRLRQLPEEAFMGLGQLEVLALNNNQLQELRAGGFLGLLNLAVLNLSGNCLRDLPEQAFQGLAKLHSLHLEGGCLARLGPLAFAGLSGLRRLFLKGNSIADVDERSLGGLGELLELDLTANQLTHLPGRLFQDLGRLEYLLLARNRLSALPADALGPLKRTFWLDISHNRLETLPAAVLAPLSRLRFLSLRNNSLRTFVPQPPGLERLWLEGNPWDCGCALGALRAFALQQPASVPRFVQALAEGDDDRQPPVLAYNNITCTSPPGLAGLDLRDVGEAHFAHC
- the IGFALS gene encoding insulin-like growth factor-binding protein complex acid labile subunit isoform X1 translates to MAPRRAPLPAGGPALVVLLVSWAALGPRGLEGVEPTAPADPEGPQCPAVCSCGHDDHTDELNVFCSSRNLTRLPGGLPPGTRALWLDGNNFSSIPAAAFRNLSGLGFLNLQGSGLASLEPQALLGLRGLCHLHLEHNRLRVLAAHTFLHTPGLASLGLSNNLLSRLDEGLFRGLVHLWDLNLGWNSLAVLPDTTFQGLAGLRELVLAGNKLAYLQPALFCGLGELRELDLSRNALRSIKANVFIKLPKLQKLYLDHNLVAAVAPGAFLGMKALRWLDLSHNRVGGLLEDSFPGLLGLRVLRLSHNALASLRPRTFKDLHFLEELQLGHNRLRQLPEEAFMGLGQLEVLALNNNQLQELRAGGFLGLLNLAVLNLSGNCLRDLPEQAFQGLAKLHSLHLEGGCLARLGPLAFAGLSGLRRLFLKGNSIADVDERSLGGLGELLELDLTANQLTHLPGRLFQDLGRLEYLLLARNRLSALPADALGPLKRTFWLDISHNRLETLPAAVLAPLSRLRFLSLRNNSLRTFVPQPPGLERLWLEGNPWDCGCALGALRAFALQQPASVPRFVQALAEGDDDRQPPVLAYNNITCTSPPGLAGLDLRDVGEAHFAHC